The genomic interval TTGGAACTTTCTTATGGACACACAACTTCAGCGTCATGTTTCACATTTTGATTTTACTGCCGCAAAAAATATACACATGCTTGTCTTGATATAATTCTTGGACGGTGACTCCAATCTTCGCTGAACCTCGAACTCTcaggaacaacaacaacaactctcaaaacaacaacaacaacctggtcaatgacaaattaaaatacCGAAATACAATGCAAGCAATAAGCTTTAATGTCAAGTTATTAGGTTCGTGaattaataaaaacaagggaaatttaattatttttaattaaaattaatgtttgaaTTTGTGTTGGGATCTAGTTAATATTTGGTTTAAGTAGCATATAATACGGATAATGTATTTCAGATGTTATTGAAACAAGTTTCTGTCTATCACTTAAAAGGAATACTGAAAGCTATATGTGAATGTTCAATACATAAACGTGTATTTATATAGCGAGGCTCACACAATCTCAAGCCTATTTATCCCATTGTttacatatgtttataaaaattttATTCCCTATTTTCAACATGTAACAAATTAAAATTTCTCTAAAACTACCGGTAAAAATCAATGATTTCATGAAAATTAACTTAATAATGTCACTGTAATGTGGTTGTTTTCAATGTAAAAAACACCTAAGATTATCGGCTTGCAATGTTTAGTCATTTCCATGTAATAAATTTTGCATTAAACAATTTATCAATGACGCTctgaccagagctccagataagaggcgtatctgcgtatttacgcattgaaaaaataaaaaaaacgcattacaaatcggcccagtacgtaacaaaacgctttacaaatcttggtacgtattttaaatcaattaaagtgcgtaaccggtttaaccaataatccagttaagttttTTGTGTAAGTTaaactttgaatcaaaagtaagtaaatcaaaataagcttataataaaaatggcggcccatcatgtttgtggatcaaaaagggacgttttaagcaacttgcgggactatttttaaagaaagtctgttcatattgtcatttaaaatatattctgttctcatttaataaatataaataacaaataataatactatttctagattaaacacgccttttactgtttccgttttctatggaaatggaaaatacccctaaatatttctaaccctttatggctgaaacaaaggagtaaaatacgcattgacaataatatcagggggtgaaataccctttagactaaatccttatctggagctctggctcTTACTGACCATGTACGGGTGTGGTTATTTCATGCTGTAAAAACATGACCTTTAACCCTCTGTATAGCCTAAGGGAACATGAGTGAACCCATGTTCAGGACTTGATGATCCTCTGCATTCTGCTGATATTGTTTTGccaaaattggaaaaaaagaaCTTTTTGCCAATTGGAAAAATTAAGAGTGACAAAATATTTTGAAGTGGGACAATTCGCGTTGTGAAATCTTCCTATTGGGCTTTATGGAACTTTTTTATTGTCCGGTATTAAATTGCACAAAtccatttgaatattttttaacattcatgTTTGCATGAAATGTTCAGTTGCAGTTCTCATTCTATTTGTCAACTTGCAGATACAATCCGCCCTTGAAACGAAATTGACGCAAATTTCCTTCCTTTTGAGATTGTTTTAAaaggcaattgggaattttgtaatttttcttcaattgggaaagtaccttttatggGTACtcaataaagaaggaaaaaaatcgctgttgtttaaattgtatttcagTTCAGAAAACTCCACTATGGGTGCAAGTGGCTACTGTAATGAAGTTGAAAGTTCCACCTGATTATAAGCGTaggtattttcataaaatatattactttttacTCAGTGACTTGTATTATATTTGTTGTTCAAGAGCAATAACCTGTGGGTGTCACTGGCAAGAACAAATGTTGTTAAGTAAACTGTTACCATATACACAAgagatttttagcgaggctgtttttggagaaaacccgagctattgttatagccagctcgtccgccgtaggcgtcatgctaaaaccttaacattggctctaaaatcaaagtgcttccacctacatttttgaaacttcatatgtacatgcaccttgatgagttctacacgccacacccatttttgggtcactaggtcaaaggtcaaggtcactgtgacctctaatatcaaactttaacataggctctaaaatcaaagtgcttccacctacaactttgaaacttcatgtgtagatgcaccttcatgtgttctacatgccacacccatttttgggtcactaggtcaaaggtcaaggtcactgacctcttaaaaaataaaataaaattctgacaagctttcgcagccgagcgtggcacctatTACGCGGTGCTCTTGTATAGGTTTAATATAgtaaaatttaagtaaaatacaACACACCTCATAAGGGTGCTCCCAAAAATATTAAATCACACTAACACCCCATATATAATAATGATTATGGGTAATATATAACAGTATGATAGTATTTTATAAAGAGATTTTTTAACCTTGTATTTTTctaaaatgtgattttatgtaTTACTAATAAACTagaatatttaaatgttcttaacaaattataattgaaagaaaaaaatgtgaataaaaACATAGCAATCACCGGGATTTAAACCTGGGACTTCTAGATGCAACAGCAAACTAGCTGGCACTGGCCTATACTAGCGTATTTTGAACATGTTTCCCTAATTATCAATGAAAAGCGTTACAATTGCATTATTATTTATCAATTTCTTGATTATTATCCATACACATAGCAATATAGTGTTAGGTTAGGAATGTTATTTAGGTAGTTGGAATATAATGTACACCACATACATTCTGTTTTGAATCTGTGACAATTTTCTTGAACGCTTTTTAAGATGTGGTGATGCCGGCTCGAAACCGTCTGCCactgttgccaaagcaaccagagcCCCTGAATTCTCACTTTCCTTTCCCCAAGATGCAAAAGAAGCTGTACCTGATGAGGGGCCCAGAACCAGTACACAATGATATCATCTATGGAGAGTTTGCAATTCAGGTGAGCTTGGAACCAATATACAATGATTTCATCTATGGAGAGTTTGCAATTCAGGTGAGCTTGGAATAAGtacacaattaaaccatatatgGAGATTGGAATTCGTGAGCTTGGAACCAGTACAGAATAGTATCATCTATGGAGACTTTGTAATTCAGGTGAGCTTGAAACCAGTACACAATGATATCATCTATGGAGAGTTTGCAATTAGGGTGATCTTAGAACCAGTACACAAAGATATCATCTTTGGTGAGTTTGCAATTTAGATGAGCTTGGAATCAGTACACAATTATATCATCTATGGAAAATTTGCAATTCAGGTGAGCTTTTTTGCTTACCTGAGCATATAGGGAGCTTTCAGGCTAGCCTGTTGTCCGTCGTCTGCGTGTTAGAGCAGCATGTGATGTCATATGATGGTTCTCTactagtttgtttaaatcatgccatTTTTGCTTTGCACTGGGGGTATCTTGTTTTCATTAGATGTATTATTATTAGATAAAAACTTTTTCTATGAAACTAAAAGTGCCTGAACTGTGGTATTTGCATGTCACATCATATGGTGGTTCTCttacaagtttgttcaaatcgtGCCACTTGAGTTACATGTTTCATATATATTGAATGCACTGCAAACATTGTATATAACCGCAAGGCACATGGATTTGGTTTTTGGCATCTACCATTGTAcggtggtcctctaccaagtgtgTTCCAAAATAGCCCTTGGGCTTGAAACAGGTCCCACTCTTGCAGTTTCTTGTACATTTTCGCCTTTATGTGAATGTAATCAAATGAGAcacgttctgataaaactgggcttattgcatgtgcgtaaagtgtcatcccagatgagcctgtgcagtccgcacaggttaatcagggacgacactttccgcttaaactagattttcagtaaggagggacttccttgaaactaaaaataccataaaagcggaaagtgtcgtccctgattagcatgcggactgcacaggctaatctgggacgacactttacgcacatgcattataaccagctttcacagaacaagacacatatatatattgttatttttttacaaacacatttaGGCATTAATTTTTTATCAAGGCATTTATTAAGTATGAGGAAAGTTTGATAACCAGATATAAAAAACATCCCTAATTATAACAATCTACTTTTAGTTATTAGTAGGTTGGTACAGAAATGTAGGAAGCAATTGTGCTCATCACATGTATTGAAGACCAGCACAACATTTTTACTTCATTAACTGATTCTTTTATTGAGATATTgctattttcacaaaataatctATATCATTATGGTCCAATTTTCTGTTATTGTGTGCAAGTTCTTTCATTTCTCAATTTGTCTGCAAATATATTTAAGTTGCAGGACCACACTTTAATATCCCTGTAGAGTGTTTAGATTTAATTATGGTCACGAAGTTATCGTGTCCCAAGTGTGCATTGAAATgttaatacatgtgcatttaaTTGCCGAAATAGAATAATGCAATGtactacagtagactctgccaataccggtctctctgaataccggaactctcccgatttcGAACGGTCGTGCCAGTCcagtattttctccttctatttctttgttaaaaaatgttgaataaaccgaactctctcaaaaccAGAAACCGAACAGATATCTCCGTGAATTTGGtcatcgataatcggattaaacataccataaaggtgtcaagtcgttactgCGCTAAAAAAGtctgattaaataatgtaaaacaaactgtgaatgtctataatagacgtgcggtaacaccaaaaagtgattgactggatcgttttattaagcttatgataaacaattttattacaaaattaatgcatgccgttgcgacgatcactttcttgtgatcttctcaggtagtttaaaagatcttatagccatgttctTAAAgcttaaatggttgtttgtttgtttgtttgtcagataaagctgtgagaaatatgactgttaaatatccatctatctgtctgcaaattcattcattgcctttTCTTATTTTCAAACGAATCTTCAGTATTAATAGTCTCAAATCTACAAGTCTTTTCAAATCCTTATTTGTCAAGATTGTCTTTGAGGTTTTATTTATTCAGAGCTATTTATAGCAAACTCGAACACAATTCACtagcctatatgacaaatgtcacgcatgtacatgtataaagcaccacactcactttgggattaatcaaaacaagtcggtatggaatgaTTTTTGCTATTAATGgtataataacacattttttgaagaatgctttaaacataaaccttacacgagtacagttatcacatggtacatgtaaatgtatatggtttgttttattcttatatgattttgtacacaatgcatacaatgtatatttcgccaatatgcatactcttggtaaacaggaactctctgaaaaccggacgattgtatttcaagttttcAAGTTAAGTTTTGAAGACTTAGATGGAGCTAAGTTAGTTTAAGAGTTTGTGCTTATAAAGTGTTtagtaacaataataatgttatggtaatTCTAAAATGAAAAAGAGACATAGCTTTTGTTAGTTGTAATGCAGGACAATAAAAATCACACATGCTTGACTTCATATTAAAAGGAACAATATTTGCAAGTTTGAATTTTTCACATTGAAAAGTGTACAAGAACAGGTGCAGACGCGTTTTGCTTCAGTTCAAAATCTAGAAAGGGGCATAACATTTGAATTTTTTAACCTAGGACAATCACAATGATATATGCAGAACCTCATATCATAAATAATAATGCCTGAAAGTTGGAATGTTGTACATTGAAAAGTGTAGAAGAACCTCTGCAGACAAATTAGTGTATACAAGTTTATCCCCCCTTCTtaatggtgtgtgtgtgtgtgtgtgggggggggggggttataatAACACATGTAATCAATTTGTTCTATGACTTTGTAATATTTTTCTGTTTCCATAGTGTACATCTTGTAAATCTGTTGATATAAAAATCTCAAGTTTGACACACACAAAAGATAGAGCACTTAAATATATGGcagcattttttatttattgaacagccATGTGACCTTTATTTGAAACTTTTTTAGGCTCTAGAAGGTGGGAGGTTGCGGTTCGCACACTTAGAGAGCATACGTATGCAGGTTATTCGCAAAATGAATGAGAAGACAACCTTTGCGCATTACCGCGTGCCCCCACCATGGCAGTCCGTGACTAAGAAGCCTTTAGGGCACAGAATGGGCAGTGGGAAAGGGTCCATCGATCGTTGGGAAGTCCCTATAAAGCCGGATCGAATCATTATCGAGTTTGGTGGACAGGTGGAGTTCAAAGAAGTTCAGCGCCTCATGGAAACCATTCGTGGCTTTTTGCCTTTCAAAGCACGTGTCATAACTCGACAAGATTTAAAGGAAGAGAAACAAAGAGCAGAAGAATTGAAGGACAAGAATATGAATCCGTTCTCTTATAGGAAATGTGCTATGGACAATATGCTTGGGATGAAGCATAAATTGAGTCCATACACTATTGAGTTTGATGGTAAATACAGATGAAcagaattgtttttttattcatcaaataaaaaaattcaaatacatgtacatcaggtactgttgtttgtcaaatttttacagctttaaatgTCTTGTCTGCTTTTTTGTTTGCCATGAAAATTAAATCAGAATTTGTGAAAAGTTGTCATATTCAAAACACCAATCTGCAACAAAGATTCTCCAAATGTTGCAAAAGATGATACACCCCATCATGTTGATCTGAGGATAGTTGATACTTACATTTTACAACTATCAATTGCCCACTCAAGTATACTAACCAATTCCATTTCAAAAGCAAAAGATGGGAAATATTGATGATCAATATGTTAAAGAATTTCAAAAGCATGTGCCATTTCGGAAGCATTTCTTTTCATGCATTTGTGTATAAAGTGCGGAAAAAAGGATAATAATTTGTTTATGTAAAAAATTGTGGCTTGtattcaataaaatatggtatttaCGCTCAAACGTGCCAAAGTGACATTTAAGTTGTGTTTGTGCGGGCCTGCATCTGTATGTAAACTAGCAAACTTAAGTGCCATAAATTTTCCCAATAGCAAACATAAGAACTTTGTCCCTAGCTCCAATGTCAtactttattatcccccgccataggcggagggatattgttttggcgttgtccgtctgtccttccttccggagccatatcttggaagtgttttggcggatttcattaaaacttggtatgatgcacgccaaatggttatgtacaccatcagttaataacagagttatggccctttgtatcttcaaaaaaatgctttttttgtgtgtctggagccatatcttggaagtgctttggcatatttcattgaaacttggtatgagtatatatatgcaaaagaggatgatgcacaccaaatggcattgtacatcatctgttaataacggagttatggctctttgtatcttgaaaaaatgcttttttgagtgtcaaatataatgcttttgtgtccagaagcatattggcagggaaTATCAatatatttgcttgtttattaTACACtactaataaaatatttgatgatCATTCatcacataatttttttaataagatgcaATAAATGTTCAACATGTGGATATGGTGTGTCACATGCTATAGGTGTCGTTAGGGGAAACATCTAGGCCACACTACCGGTAAATTTGGTGGCTTCAATTTTATTGATTATGtcatttaaaaagttttttgGGGGACATAAGAATAGTTTGAACCCAATTAATTTGCAAATACTTGCATATTTCCTGTGAATCTTGGTCAATCAAATTCTTACATCTACAAATGAGGTAGTGAATAAATAACCATTTGCAAGACAACTTGAAAACAACTTCCAACACTGACATGTTTTAAGAGCTATCACAAGGATTGTTATAAACGCATCAATAATAAGtgatgtataatttatttacaacatgGAAAATTTCATATCACAAAACTGATTTGACCAGCCTAAATATTTACGAATTTACAAACATGACTATTTGTAAACAAACTGCCTTTGTCCCTGACTTACCTAGACATTAACTGAATTAAATTCAGAATGCTGAAGATCTTTCTACAACATTATAAATCGTTCATACATTCCTCTTTTCAGCAAGCAgtcttctatttttttttacacaataataattatatttagtaTAGTCCATTAAATGTTTGTAACATTATATGTGCTGCAAAACAGTACAAAGTAGCCTGTATGCACATGATTTATGATACTTATACATAGCTGGTGTGTTGTTTTTTGTCAGATACTGACATGCTACAAAGAAACATTGGCCAtaaaaaatacatgcaatagTCACATATATACAATGTTTCTCTGAACAAAATGTAACAAATCATCACTAATGTTTACACACGTATTTGTATACACATACCAATGCTTAGAGCAACAAAAAACATTTCAAcaatgtcatgcgaaaatgagtcttatgtcGTGTGTGGTTTATTGTTCACAAATGTGGAGAGCGTAGAGActgagcaggctggtctggagcttccCTGGCTCTAATGTCATAAGACTCCTTTTTGCATGACACAGGATGTTTGACCTTCAAAATGATGATGTGCAGTCACAGTACACAGATTACATCTTAAAATCTTAAACACATGTATTTGGAAGTCTCCTGTCATGCTATAAATTACTTTCATAACTAATGTCACTTAGAAAATATCCTCAAAAATCTATCAGAAAATTTAAATGAAAGATATATATACTTCTTTTTTCTTGTAAAAACTAACCTACCAGAAAACTGGTACAATAAGAAACCTCATCTGTTTGTATGGGAGATGAAAAAGTATTGtaaactaaataataataataacaaaagttAGAAAGTGGAAGAAAATATACGATTCAAAAGAATACCTAAACTAAGGTTTTCACTAAAAAGCTTAGAGGATGCGGCCTCTGGACCTCATCTCTGTATTTACAAAATATCTCAGGAAAAACATACACAAATTCCTATACAAAAGTTTTGAATTAGTAAATATTGCTTAGATGGATAATAATGCATCTCTTTGCAAAACAGAAAACGTTGGATTTCATGTGTCATTGAATGTATTCACACACAAATATTCTAATGCTTGGAATAGTCTTAAATTATCATAACAGGACTATAAATAGTTGAACAAAAAATAGACACTGCTCAGAAATTTAAATCTGGGCTCTTTAGAAGCAAACTCTAGCATGCTCAGACACCTCggcttaaaaataaattgaacatggcttttgcaaacagaaaatcctgcaagtaactcgcagttcaggttttatgctgtttgttgctcatcaataactaagggttagaaatgaagcctttaacacttgAGTCTACCGTATTACATATGTGACAAATTATGCACCTCAGCAGTTAAGGGTTAACTTAATGCATGAAGAAATATGCAGACAATACAGGAGTGTTGTATTACTGTTCTACTCTGTGGCTTTGTGAAGAGCTTATTATAATACAATAGATAATATAAGTGTTAATTAACAAGCCATGCTCTAGAagaacttggcttaatgcatgtgcttaagtgtcttcccagattagcctgcgcagtccacacaggctagtcaggacaacactttctgcctagaatGGATTTGTGTTAATAAGAgatttttaaactaaaaattccataaaagctaaaagtgttatacctgataagcttgtgcataatgcacaggctaatctgggatgacactttacgcacattcattaaggcccattttcccagagttcGGCTCAATTCTTCTCAAGATCTAGGGTAGCTGCAACAGATGCAGCAGGAGTCTGTGTCATTTTGGGGCCTCAATTGTTCCCGTGGCGATGTCCGTCATTCTTGGGTAACGAATCTTCTTTTTGTCGAGTTCTTCTTGTGACCacaataacaattttaacaaattggCAAGTTTTGGTGTAGCGTCTGTTTCTAAAATTGCTGCATTTAACTCACTGGCAACCTGTACAGAACagttatatacattttataagaaatatgaGACCATATTAATCGGCTGCACATACAAAGAATTGTGTAGTTTTTGATATTATGTATGTCGTGGTGTTGTCACACCAACTTGGTATTCAATctattgttaaaattgaaatcaCATCATCAAAGCATGATCTTACATCCAACAAATCTCACACTCTGAGTAAATGTGAACCAAACAGTAGTTTCAAGTGTTCTTTATTAAAAACAAAGTATTGTTCTACGGGATTTTTCTACCTGGCAAATAAACCTTAATGCCAAATTCAGTTCAAAGTCCCTCTATATACTATAAAGCTAAATCTGAGAGTAATTCACTTGTATACTTGTAAATAAGGCCTTCCAGATGTATATATTATCATGGGCCTTTAACATTCCCTTACTTAAAAGGgtcttgttcacagattttcagATTTGAAATCATTAAACGCATTTACCAACAAAATTAAACTATTTCCAATAATCTGCCTTATGTTTACCTTCTGTCGCTGACACAAAAGGAGGAGATCCCCGAATGGCGACTTCTCTGGTTCCTCAAAGGCCAGCAGGGCCAGCGTCCTCTCCAGCTCGGACAGTATCGAGGGGTTCTCCTCACCTCGCTCGGCCAGGTGTGTCTGGGCGTAGTCAAGGGCAGCCTCCACTCTCCCATCACGGATCAGCTCTATCAGGTGTTGTTGCTAACAAGCACAACAACTATGCAATTTCAACTTAAAAAGATTTAGATCAATTAATTCAACTTTTAAATCACAAAAAAGAGTTTGCATAAACCTAACATTTTCTATGCTAGATTTACCAGAAATTAAAACTCAAAGCAATTGTCATGTTTCTTCAGAAAATGTTTGcagttcaacataaaaatgtttaatcCCAATACTTTCTTGTAGCAATTATTTAACATCTACAGGTAACAGCATCTGACAAACAGTGGTTCACAAATTGAATCATGTATAGACATTTTGCATTATGGAAGTCGGGAAATTTTTTGCAACATCATATAACTTAAGTTCCTTAAAATAATGCCATAATTGATAAGTTTGGTATTCTAATGATTTGTATATagccataaaataataaataataatatgattgACATAATGGACTCCTTTATACATGTGTTATAAGAAATGTGCCATTTCCCAAATTTAGCATTCTAATTGGACAGAATAAACATATCTGTTATTGGGATTGGATCTTTGGAAAGAACCCTATAATGTAAAGAAcatgagcaccgcataacgggtgccaagctcggctgcgggtgcatttttgaataaatgaaagcttgtcagaattattttttttagaggtcacagtgaccttgacctttgacctagcgactcAAAAATGGGCGTGGCATGTAGAAcaaatcaaggtgcagctacatacgaagtttcaaagttgtaggttgaagaactttgattttagagccaatgttcaaaaccttgacaaaatgtaaaggttttagcacaaaaCGGAAGACACAACacgacgacgagctggctatgacaataccttgggttttctctgaaaacagccgagctaaaaatcccAAATACAAAACTCCCATATTACTCAACATACTCACCTGCAGGTGAAAGTACAGGTATCTGTCGTTATCAAGCAGTTCTGGGTGCAAATTATTCACCATGGTGATGGCAGACTCAATGTTCCCGTTCTGGATCTCCTCGCGGATCTTGATTCTGTCATCTAGCTCGTTGAGATCAATAGACGGCTGGATCCCGGACTCGAGTCGAAACTTCTCAGCAGACTCTTTGAACCCTTCTGTAAACAGAAAGACATTGCAGATTGGCAATAATTGCATTAACTTCACATTCCTACCGGGTAGTTACATCAggatatattcatatttaaagtGGTCTTGTTCACATACTGATGAACTGCTCTGTAAACAAGGGAGATAATGCAGATTGGCACTAGTTGCATGTTCAATTGCATTCCAGCAGCACACTGGTCAACTGGGCATTTGCACACGcgccaagtgttgtcccagattagactatgcAGGCTTAtgagggaggacactttctgcttttatgttaGTTTCCGTTTTTAGggattaaattatataaaactagaaatggcactGCAGAGGCTGACtggtatccccacgccgcatgtttgacccagcgggcgccccagggttggtaatggggccatgcatagttaagattgaccgttttgtcataagagatgttcagtattaattgaaagtaaataggagtagaaatgaagaagttaatgtaaagtaacataaaaaaaatagatgtgtttgtcagaaacacaatgcccctgtGCTTAttaaaaaactagaaatggcactGCAGAGGCTGACTGGTATCCCCACGCCttatgtttgacccaggggcgcctcagggttggtaatggggccatgcatagttgagattgaccgtattgtcataagagaagttcagtatcaattagaagtaaatcagtgtagaaatgaagaagttgtagtaaaaggcaattttgggtgggtgtggcctatatgggcggggtgccccagggttggtaatggggccatgcatagttgagattgaccatattgtcataagagaagttcagtatcaattagaagtgaatcggtgtagaaatgaagaaattatagtaaaaggcaattttgggtgggtgtggcctatgtgggcggggcgccccagggttgctaatggggccatacatagttgagattaaccgtattgtcataagagaagttcagtataaatttgaagtgaatcggtgtagaaatgaagaaattatagtaaaaggcaattttgggtgggtgtggtctatgtggacggggtgccccagggttggtaatggagccatgcagAGTTgacattgaccgtattgtcataagagaggttcagtatcaatttgaagtaaatcggtgtagaaatgaagaagttaatgtaaaacaacctagaaaaataattgaaaatctctgacctggccccgccccaacccccataacttttgactcaggggtcagatcaaaattccaaatagtgcagggtcgcacatatgctcaaagctaccatgtgtgtaagtttcaaggttctagtgctaatagtgtaggagtagatagtggccaggacggacagacggacggacggacagcggagataaccacaatatccccgcgctttttaaaaaaattatcatttggcaggttcattaattacctccctttaaagcttatttcttcccttggatttgtttttttaacc from Dreissena polymorpha isolate Duluth1 chromosome 1, UMN_Dpol_1.0, whole genome shotgun sequence carries:
- the LOC127851153 gene encoding 39S ribosomal protein L16, mitochondrial-like; its protein translation is MQAISFNVKLLVQKTPLWVQVATVMKLKVPPDYKHVVMPARNRLPLLPKQPEPLNSHFPFPKMQKKLYLMRGPEPVHNDIIYGEFAIQALEGGRLRFAHLESIRMQVIRKMNEKTTFAHYRVPPPWQSVTKKPLGHRMGSGKGSIDRWEVPIKPDRIIIEFGGQVEFKEVQRLMETIRGFLPFKARVITRQDLKEEKQRAEELKDKNMNPFSYRKCAMDNMLGMKHKLSPYTIEFDGKYR
- the LOC127851156 gene encoding glucose-induced degradation protein 8 homolog, with translation MNNIIMERGLLLERGPVDGGVEKEEWMELLSGHHVGRAEMNKLIMNYLVTEGFKESAEKFRLESGIQPSIDLNELDDRIKIREEIQNGNIESAITMVNNLHPELLDNDRYLYFHLQQQHLIELIRDGRVEAALDYAQTHLAERGEENPSILSELERTLALLAFEEPEKSPFGDLLLLCQRQKVASELNAAILETDATPKLANLLKLLLWSQEELDKKKIRYPRMTDIATGTIEAPK